CCGGGCGTACGTTGGAGGAACTCATTGGTGTGATCGGCCAAGCTCTCAGGGCCGTGAGCGCGGAGGAGTGCCAAGGCTACTTCCGTAGCTGCGGATACGCTACAGATGATCGCTAGATGCTCTAAGAAACGGCCGCCATGGCACCCGGCGATCAGGGATCGTGGCTGTCCGTCCCTTCGGGACTCCCCGCCACGGCACCTGGGGGCCGAGGCGATTTGCTGTTCCCCGACAGGTGGGCGGGGGTTATGAACGTGGATGCCCAAACGTGCTTTCAAATCGCTGATCGCAGCGCTGGTCCTCTTGCCGGCGGCGGCTTTTGCACAGGGGCCGCCGCGGGCGCGGGAGGTGGACTATCTGCCGCCGGAGTGGACCGGGCCGCCGATCGTTTGGCGCGACACGTGGGAGCAGACGCTGGCAGCCAATCCGCTGGGCGAGCCGGTCAAGGCCGGACGCGACAAGGCGGCTGCGGCTGTCGCATCTCGCACCCAGGCGCTTCGCAAGATCACGCTGCTCAAGGCGATGATCGCGCGGTTCAAATCGCCGGCCGATCGGGAAAAGCACGCCGATGCCTATCGCCAGATCGCCGACGCGTACGCCCAGGCCGGCAGCATGTGGTGGCGGTCCTACTACCTCTACGCGTTGATCAAGGAGTTCCCGCAGCGCAAAGACCTTGCTGCGGCGGCCTACGCCGACATCATCGATCAGCCCTTCCAGGATGCCGTCAAGAACCCCTCGGCGATGGACTGGGCTTTCGTCATGCAGGAGATCCTCGACCTCAACGAGGCCGGCGCCATCCCCAACACGGATCCGGTCGTCCTCGCGGCGCTGCAGCGAATGGCGGCGGCGCTGGCCGCCCAGCCGCGATACGACGCCTTTGCGGCGTTCTTCAAGGCGGTCGCCCGCGTGGGCCCGCAGTGTCCTCGCGCGTACGCGGCCGCGGGCGACCTGTTGACGGCGATGGGGCACGGCGAGCAGGCGGCGGCGTATTACGACAAGTCACAGGACGCGTCGAAGGGCATGGGGCGGGCGCTGCCCGGTCCGGCCATCCGCGTGCCCCGCAACGTCGACATGGAAATGCGGTGGGAAGCGGCCATCCATATCCGCGAGGCCGAAGACGCCGCCGCCAAAGCCGACGAGCTGGCGCGCGTGGCCGACCTGGGCGGGCAGTCGGGCCTGCTGCTGCGAGTCAGCGACACGCATTACATTTCCTACCGCGCCGCGGCCGACCAGGCCCTGTGTCACCTGCCGCCCCAGGCGCTGACGGCGCTGCGGACGGCGCAGGAACAGGCCGCACGCAACCTGGCCCAACAGCTTCGCCAGGGCGGCGACCCGCACGACCTGGCCAACCTGGCCAGGAAGTATCCCTGGGCCGCCAGCGTGCATGAGGCGCTGCTGGACTTCGGCGAGCACTCGCTCCGCGGCGGGCGGCGGCAGGGCGCCTTCGCGGCCTTTGGCGACGTGCTGCGTCACGCGGGAGACGCCGACCTGCGATTGTGCGCCCAAGTGGGGTTATGGCTGGCGCTGGCTCAGGAAAACGCCCCGCGCTGGCAGATCGACGCCGCCATGGCGGCGGTGCCTGACAGCACGCTGCTGCCGTGGCGCGGCGGCAGATCGCCGGCGGCGAAGATCAAGGAAGCGATTCTGTCGGCCGCGGCGGGGGCGAGCGAGCGCCCGATCGCGTTGGCATCGCTGGTTCGGCGGCGCATCGAGCTGCCGCCGCTGTGGGCGGCGCCGAGCGGCGCCGGCGCTCCGCGCGACGTCGGCCCGGTGGATGCGATCCAGGTCGACGGCGATGCGATGTTTGTCAGCGGAGCGAAGCTCGCCCGGTTCGCCGCGGCCGGCGGCAAGAGCCTCTGGGTACACGCGCCGCCGCAGGAAGCAACTAATGCTGCCAAGGTTCCTGCGCAAGGCGTGACGTTTGTCGAAGCGTCGCGCTGGTGGCGGCAGAACCTCCCGCGGCCCATCGCCGTGCGCGGGCCCGCCTCGTCGGCTCTGGGCGATGTCGCCGCGGCGCTGGGAACCTTGCGGGCGTTCTACACGCTCGTCGATGGCGCCAAGCCGCAGATCGAGGCCTGCGACGTTCGCGGCGGCGCCGCGCTGTGGACCACCGCAGAGTCGAGTGAGTGGAAGAACCTTACGCCACTGAGCGAGCCGACCGTCGCCGAGGGGCGTCTGTACGCGCTGGCGGTGCAGGGCGGCGAGGATTCATCCGCGCTGACGCTGGTGTGCCTGGACGGGCGCAGCGGCCACCTGCTCTGGAAGCAGGGCATCGGCAGTTGGGACCGCGGCGACTTTGAATCGGCGCGGGGGGCGTGCTGCGTGTCGGTGCATCAGGGGTCGGTGTACTGCGCGACGAACCTGGGGATCGTGGCCCGCTGCGACGCCCGCGACGGGACGGTGGAATGGCTCAGCGGCTACGCCGGCTCGGCCGGTCAGTCGTCGCGGGAGGGGGCCGGGGCGATCGTGGCGGGCGAGACAGTGCTGGTGGCGCCGCGCGACCACAGCGGCGTGTTGGCGCTGCATCGCGACAGCGGCAAACTGCTCTGGGAGGCGTTGCTGGTTCCCTCGGACAGGCTCGTCGGCGTCAGCGGCGGCACTCTGGTGTGCGTCAACGGGCAGTGGCTGGCGGGGCTGGATGTCGCCACCGGGCGCGTGCAGTGGTGCCGCTCTTTCGAGCAGGGCACCGGTTCGCAGGCCGCCGTGGTCGCCGGCGAGGTCATTCTCGTCAGCGGCGCTGTCGCGCACCGCCTGCAGGCCCAGACGGGCAAAACGCTCGAGCAGCGCGATCTCAACTTGGGCAGCCTCTGGCAGCACGCGATCTTACCCGACGGCTCGCTGGCTGAAGTGGCCGGGCCGACGCTCGCGGCCGGCAGGAGTGTCTCCCTCGCCGAGGGGGCGGATATTTTCGCCGCGCCGGCCGACATCAAAGAGGTCTGGAGCCTGCCCTGCCAGAACCCGATCCTCGTGACGCCGCCGCAGGACCGCGACGCAGGCGCGCTGGGCGTGCTGGTCGGCCGCCAAGCCGCGTCCCTGCAACTGCGCGGGCAAGTCAAGATCGCCTGGCAGCAATTCCTGCCCGCCCAGGCCGCCGGTGGCAGCATTGTCGGCGGCCGCATGGTGCTGCGAAGCGGCCACGACCTGACCGCCCTGGACCTCGCTGACGGAACGCTGCGCTGGTCGGTCAAGTTGCCGTTTTGTCCGTACCAGATCGACGGCGACGACTCGTTCGTGGCGGCGGCAACCTGCCCGTGGAGGCTGGGCAACAGTTGGGAGCCTTATGCTGCAGCCGTCGATGGCGGCACGGGCAAGGTGCTCTGGTCGCGCCCCTTCAGCGACCCGATGCGTTTCCGCCCGCGCCAGGGGCTGCTGGGCATGCGGTTCGAGCGCGGGGCTGACGCGCGGGCGCAACTGCACCTGTTCCTCACCGCAGCCTTCGGCGGCGACGGGGGAGCGTGGCAGGTGGCCGACGTGGCGGTCGACGCCACCAGCGGCGGGGTGCGACAAATCTCGCCGCTGCTGGACGACCTGGTGAACTGGCCGGACTGCTCGGCCTTTGGCCCCGCCGGCGTGTGCTACATCAACGGCGCCTTGCGGGCGAAATATCGCCCAGCCGTGGGCGACCCGGGCGTCACCGGGGCGTGGCGCCGCGGGGCGGACCCGCGCATCACGGAGATCTATCCCTGGTGCATGGGCGTGCGATCCAAAGCCGACGGGGCGTACCTGCGGTTCTACGGGCAACTGTTCCGCTTTGACCCCGCAACGCGGAAGGAAATCATCTATAACCTGCCGCCCGGGCCCGAGCAGACGCTGCAGGGCATCTACGATTTCCGCGTCGTCGGCAGCAAGATGGTCGTGGTGTCGGGCCTCAAGGGCAAGTACCTGCACCGACGCGAGCGCCAGGACATCGACGTCAAGTGGGCAAGGATCGAGCCGCGGATGCATGTGGACGTCTTCGACGCCGTGACGGCGGTCCATTTGTCCCGCCGCGAACTGACCGGCGCCGCGTGCAGCCAATCCTATCGCCAGGACTGCGACGCTCAGGCCGTGATCCTGGACAACGCGGTCGTCGTCGCCGACAGTGCGGGCGTTCACGTCTATGGATGCCCGCGCCCCTGATCTTCGTTTATCCCGCCTCGGCGTTGGACAGGGCGTACCGGAACGTCGCGGCGATCGCCCCGGTGTCGGGCATCTCGTTACGCGGCAGGACGTGGATCGTTCCGCCGTTTTGAAACGTCTGCGCCGCGGCTAGGTCGAAGAGGTCTTCGTCGCCGTCCTGCTGGGCGTCGTGAATCTCCATCTGCCCGCTGTCGCCGTCGTAGCGGCCCCAGCACTGGTCCTCGCCAGAGACAAACAGCGTCTCGACGCGCCCATATCCGGCGGCTGAGAGGATCTCCTCGATGTTGCTCGATGCGTGAGGCGTTGAAGCCAACTGGCGGTAGAGATCGCCATGGCGGCGCCTCGTGAGCGAGAAGTGCTCGCCCATCTCCCGCATCGCCAGTGCGTGCAGGTCC
This Planctomycetaceae bacterium DNA region includes the following protein-coding sequences:
- a CDS encoding PQQ-binding-like beta-propeller repeat protein, with product MPKRAFKSLIAALVLLPAAAFAQGPPRAREVDYLPPEWTGPPIVWRDTWEQTLAANPLGEPVKAGRDKAAAAVASRTQALRKITLLKAMIARFKSPADREKHADAYRQIADAYAQAGSMWWRSYYLYALIKEFPQRKDLAAAAYADIIDQPFQDAVKNPSAMDWAFVMQEILDLNEAGAIPNTDPVVLAALQRMAAALAAQPRYDAFAAFFKAVARVGPQCPRAYAAAGDLLTAMGHGEQAAAYYDKSQDASKGMGRALPGPAIRVPRNVDMEMRWEAAIHIREAEDAAAKADELARVADLGGQSGLLLRVSDTHYISYRAAADQALCHLPPQALTALRTAQEQAARNLAQQLRQGGDPHDLANLARKYPWAASVHEALLDFGEHSLRGGRRQGAFAAFGDVLRHAGDADLRLCAQVGLWLALAQENAPRWQIDAAMAAVPDSTLLPWRGGRSPAAKIKEAILSAAAGASERPIALASLVRRRIELPPLWAAPSGAGAPRDVGPVDAIQVDGDAMFVSGAKLARFAAAGGKSLWVHAPPQEATNAAKVPAQGVTFVEASRWWRQNLPRPIAVRGPASSALGDVAAALGTLRAFYTLVDGAKPQIEACDVRGGAALWTTAESSEWKNLTPLSEPTVAEGRLYALAVQGGEDSSALTLVCLDGRSGHLLWKQGIGSWDRGDFESARGACCVSVHQGSVYCATNLGIVARCDARDGTVEWLSGYAGSAGQSSREGAGAIVAGETVLVAPRDHSGVLALHRDSGKLLWEALLVPSDRLVGVSGGTLVCVNGQWLAGLDVATGRVQWCRSFEQGTGSQAAVVAGEVILVSGAVAHRLQAQTGKTLEQRDLNLGSLWQHAILPDGSLAEVAGPTLAAGRSVSLAEGADIFAAPADIKEVWSLPCQNPILVTPPQDRDAGALGVLVGRQAASLQLRGQVKIAWQQFLPAQAAGGSIVGGRMVLRSGHDLTALDLADGTLRWSVKLPFCPYQIDGDDSFVAAATCPWRLGNSWEPYAAAVDGGTGKVLWSRPFSDPMRFRPRQGLLGMRFERGADARAQLHLFLTAAFGGDGGAWQVADVAVDATSGGVRQISPLLDDLVNWPDCSAFGPAGVCYINGALRAKYRPAVGDPGVTGAWRRGADPRITEIYPWCMGVRSKADGAYLRFYGQLFRFDPATRKEIIYNLPPGPEQTLQGIYDFRVVGSKMVVVSGLKGKYLHRRERQDIDVKWARIEPRMHVDVFDAVTAVHLSRRELTGAACSQSYRQDCDAQAVILDNAVVVADSAGVHVYGCPRP